The Cuculus canorus isolate bCucCan1 chromosome 3, bCucCan1.pri, whole genome shotgun sequence DNA window TGGTACAGCGTTATAATGTGTAATGCTGTCTTGGGATAATTAGCAAACTGGGGTTGCTTTTGTAATCCACCTGCTTTCCTGCTCCCCATGGGGCTCTGGGCATTGCTTTACAGTGACAGTTGGCTCAGAGCCTTCATCCTGCTTCTGCCCTTGCTGTGCTCCTCTCCCTAATCAGGGCGATGTAAAACTGAGaagttttcccatttctcttgGGTCCAAAGAACAAATGACTTAAAGCTGTGAGGGGCTACTGCTCTTCATATAATCCACATCTCTGGAATTAATCTGTATTCTGTGGGTTGAGTAAGAGCTGTTAGACAGCATCAATGCCTCTAACATGCGGCTTAGTTGTAAATGCTCTTGCAAACTCTCGTTTATTTCCTCTAGGTGGAGCGGTTCAGTCAAGAAGTACAGGTCACTGAAGCCCGTTGTTTCTATGGCTTCCAGATTGCCATGGAAAATATACATTCAGAAATGTACAGTCTTCTCATTGACACCTACATTAAAGATTCTAAAGAGAGGTTTGTATTGCTTGATGATGAAAGGTTCAAAACTCTTTAGTGTTGAGACTGAAAAAACGCGTATCGCTCTCCGACTTTCAGGCTACTTTTAGGGTTTAAATGGAGTTTATAGGAAATACCGTTGCTGCTTAGGAGTAGCTTTATTTCAGAATACCTTTTTCTGAAGTGTATGAGCAAGAACTCAGATGAAGAGTGAAACTGAAACCATTTAATGCTGAAATAAGGGAATGAAACTACATAAAAGATGGAGCAGTTAAATAAGGGGATTATGTTAAACTAAGTGCTTATATGGAAAACCCCCATAGAAAAGCTTCTCTGGGAAGGATATCACTTTTATTCAAATATCATCTCAAACCCAGTGCATTTAGTTAACAGTGAATACTTTAATGTACTATGAGCTGTCCTTACTCTTTTAACTATTGTGGGGTGTGGGAAGGCAAACAGTGTGTTTGCTGAAAAGTGGTTTTggtcttgattaaaaaaaaaagtgaaaagcttTCATAGCAAGATGGATCAATTCAAGGGTGGTACCTTAAAACTAAATGCAGGGCTTTGAGCAGTCCTGACTGAGTTACTCTGGTGTTATCTTGTCAGACCAACACCCTGTTGAACAAAATGTCATGTGGTATTGCAATGCTATTTGCAATCTAGGTGTACTTAATTGCTGCTATTTTGTGGAAAGCTGTCCATGTGATTTCTACTCTAAAATGCTCAATTCCTGTAATTGTTTAAGGAAGAACTGCTTATGTGACAGCCCTGGTGTACTGCGACTGGAAAAtagtctgttttttaaagccATGTTAAACACTTGATGAAACAGTACTCCCCTTGATATTGTCATGGGAATTCATGTGAACTGGTGTTGATGTGATGGGTAGATGATGAAAAGGTAGTTTATTGATACAAATAGAACTAGAGTAGTGCAAAATAAGATGGATGAGGATACTTAGTTATCAGGGTGAAGGTGCAGAGCACTTGTAAGTAAACCAGACCTATCTATAGAAGTGAATACTTATTGTACTAGTTCTGCTGATGTCAGATCCTGATGACTTTTATCCTTCTCagggaatttctttttaatgctattGAAACATTACCATGTGTTAAAAAGAAGGCTGACTGGGCCTTGCGGTGGATTGGGGACAAGAAAGCAACATACGGTGAGTACATCTATTGGAAGAAACGTGGAATTCCCTAAAACAGATGAGGCAACCAACATTTCTCCAGACTTAATAGTTCACAGAGGTTCTTGTTGTCAGGTGGAGAGTATGTGCTTTCCAGTAGAAAATACTGGTAAAGTTTtggagatgaagaaaataactttcattttGCAAACATGCTGCTGATATGAATCTTTGTAAAATTTCTGGCATTTTGAATAATAGGTGGCTCATGTGGTAATCTTCATATGTGTGGCTATACGATCAAATTGTAAATTGCTGTCACAAGTCCAAAACTGTACTGGCCATTTATCTCCAGCAGTCACGTAGAGCTGTAGCTCCTCTGCCTTCCTGATACTGGGTGTCTCGCTTCAAAGGCGAGATAAGGTGGTATAGATAATTATTTCACTAGTATGAAAGCATTCTTCATGGCCAAAGTTCCTTACTTAATGATGAGCAGACACTGACTTATAACAACTGCTGAGGTGGCTGCTCTTTTTCAATGTGCAGTCTTTGAAAAAGGGTGATGGTTAACCTAGGGGAAGGAGCCTTGGCTCTAGCTACTTGGTAGCTACTCTAATTAGTTCctctaatatttttcaaaatgaccAGAAGCCTTTACTGTAATAGTTCTTAAGGACAGGGTATGGCACATGCAAGGAGAAACTCTTTCATTCTCCTTGGAGTATATGGTTCACTGGCTTATTCACAGCTTCTAGGTATTCTTTGTGATATCATTGTCAATCTTTTCTTAACAGGAGAACGTGTAGTAGCTTTTGCAGCAGTGGAAGGAATCTTCTTTTCTGGCTCTTTTGCATCAATTTTTTGGCTGAAGAAAAGAGGACTAATGCCTGGACTCACCTTTTCTAACGAACTCATCAGTAGAGATGAGGTATGAATCAAATTCTAGCAGTTAAGATGGTAATGTGCCACAGTAGCTCATAGTAAATGGTATTCAGTTGGAGCCTATATTTTGAAACAGGAGTATGTTTAGAAACAGGCAGTCTGTAAAGCTCACTAAAGTGTGTAAGCATGTGTCATCGCAGATCTTGCAGCAGAGAATGAATGAACTTAGTATTTTACTTTCCCTAAAGTAGTTAAAGAGTTATCGCCAACCCCTGCACTCAGTGTACCTTGCCTTTTGGAGTATGTGCAGCTGGTACTCATTGAACTCGCTCATGCCTCCTGTTTAGGCAGAAGGTTTATCTGTGGATAAAACTAAATAACGTGGCAACTGTGAAGATAGTGCCTGGATATTAGGCTGTTTATTCTGTGCTACTGAATCAAGTGGCTCTTTTAAATCGATGTTCCTGAAATAACTCTCTGAAACTTCTTTTCAGGGCTTGCATTGCGATTTTGCCTGCCTCATGTTCAAGCACTTGATACGCAAACCGTCAGAGGAGAGGGTAAAGGAAATCATCATGAATGCTGTTCTCATAGAACAGGTGAGTGTCTGCTCCTTGTATAGCAACTTGATCACTTTTAagcagaaagctggggagctgctgcgtataaaataaatgtagacGATACGGAGTGAATACCACTTTTGGCACATAAAATGCTTCTGTTATCTGCAGGAATTCTTGACGGAAGCATTGCCTGTAAACCTGATTGGCATGAACTGCACTTTAATGAAACAGTACATAGAGTTTGTAGCAGACCGGCTTATGTTGGAACTGGGATTTAACAAGGTAAGGCTCTAATACACTGACTCTTTCTTGGAAAAAGATATTAAGTTTAATCTCCTCCAGAAACCCAATCCTAAAATGGCCGTAGCAATATTGGTATAACTTGTAAATCCTGTTAGTAGTCCCACAGCTAGATCTCGTTTGGAGACCcgcagaaggaaaagcaaaaggaaggatGCTAATGAAAAGCAGCTATATGAaagctgctgtgcttctgtCTCCTGCAGGTAAAAGGCAGGAACAAATACAGCAAGGAAGGCTTGGGGCAGAGTTTTTTGTTCACTACATAGTAAGCCTGCTGATGTTGTCATGAGACTCCTTCCAGCTGATCTCTAAAGCTCTCAAGTATTCAGGATGTGAGCACGTGTAGTCACTCTTGAATTACCTTTGTGTTTCAGATCTACAAAGCAGAGAATCCTTTTGACTTCATGGAAAACATCTCTCTGGAAGGCAAGACCAATTTCTTTGAGAAGCGAGTAGGTGAATATCAGAGGATGGGAGTAATGTCGAACCCTGCAGACAACTCTTTCACCCTGGATGCAGAATTTTAAATGGACTGAGACCATATTAGTTAGTGTGGGTGCTCCCCTGTTTACAGGGTAACATTAAATCTATTGAGTCACAGTGTGACTTGATTCCTCTACTAAAATCCCACTCTTGAAAAATGTGGTGATATTGGTGCTTTTTAGGAGGCTAGTGTAGCTCCAGCAGTAAAAGCCCTTATTAGACTTTGCCAGTGGTGTTCATAGGATGTTTAGATGAATCTGTTACAACAAATCCTACTTCATTTTGCATCTCCTGGAAGATGGGAGGTTATGGGCGGTGACCACTAGCTTCTGCTGTTCTCACCGTAATCAAAGGAGCAGTTGAGAAGttctaattttaaatttgctgGATACTCTACAGGAAACTTCTGGAGGCAGCTACATGACCTCACTGCTTTCTTAGCAGGTTTTaagtttatcttttttttattattgttttaatagTTTGTATATAAACCTGGCACTTTAAAGTAAATGTCTTGTCATACTCAAcaattgtaaaataaaagtctAAATAGACTTTTGGAACCTAATCTTTCATGACTTGTGCTTCTTTCTGGGTATGTAACTTAAAAATGGTGCTGTGAAATCAACctatgttgatttttttttttttttttttaaatttattgaaGAACAAGGAAGAAGCTTGGTATGGAAGGTGAAGAACTTCAGTTGGATGTTCTGGTTACTGGAAAATAACTGGCTTCTGTACTTAACTGTCTTTTCTCTAATATCTGGGAACAGAATTCTGTAGGATAGTAATAAATACCTGATTGGATTCAGTGTTGTATGGGCTTCAGAGCTCCACTGGGCAAAGCTatgtgttaattttcttctgagttgCAGACTTTCCAAGGAGATTTGGAGGAAATAGCTGCTTAGTCGTGTGGTTAGTAGATAGCAAGGGAAATTGCCATGCCTAGCGCTGATTTTCAGATTGTGCGAAGCGGGTGGTGTTTCAGTGTAAACTCATGTTATTCAGGCTGGAGCAGTATTCTTAGCCTCTACATCATGGaattcagttttggttttaacGCATAACAGCAAAAAGCTGCTACAACATTCCCCACTAAACATGGAACAAGAGGAATGAGTATGCTTAATGTAACTTAAAAGGGCGTATGGTCTGTCGAAAAGTTCCCTATGGTCTCAGAGCAAATGATCTGTGATGAGATTAAATAACAGTGGGATAGACTGAAGCTAGTGCCTGCCTTGGTGTGCAAAAAGTTCAAAAGTCTAACACCTACCTATCAAGGTCTGTCCTGTGAGCGTGTGCTGGTCTCAACTATAGTCTACTTAGACTTTACTAAAGCCTTTGATccagtttcccacagcattctggATAAACTTATTTGTGGCCTGGACAGGTCTATTCTTTGCtaggtaaaaaactggctggtGGGCCAGGTCCAGAGGTGGTGcgtggagttaaatccagtccgaggctggtcacaagcagtgtttcccccagggctcagaaaagctctgaagtgggatctggacagactggattaatgggctgaggccaaatGTATggggtttaacaaggccaaatagCAGGTCCTGTGCTTGGGGCGCAGCAACCCCATGCAATGTGGCAGgactggggaagagtggctggaaagctgcttggtgGGAAAGAACCTGTGAGTGTTGGTCAACAGGTGcctgaacgtgagccagcagtgccccaggtggccaagaaggccaatagcatcttggcttgtatcagaaatggtttGGCCAGCAAGAGAAGGGGAGTGATTGTGCCCCTATTCTTGttgctggtgaggccacacgTCAgatcttgtgttcagttttgggcccctcggtacaagaaggacatggaagtTCCGGGGCATGCCCAGAGAGGGGTGACAAAGCTGTTGAAAGGTCTGGAACTTGGAGTCTTATGGGACCTGGGACTGTTTAGTCCGCAGAAAAGGAGGCTATGGGGAGACCTTGTAAGCTccctacagctacctgaaaggagattgcagggaggtgggtgctggtctcccCTCCCAAGTAaggagtgataggatgagaggaaatggcttcaagttgcatcaggggaagcTTAGGCTAAATAGTAGTagatattacttcactgaaaggctggtgaagcactggaacaggctgccccgGGATGTGGTTGAGTTGCTGTGCCTGAAGGTACTTAAATGACATTTAGATGCCACGCTTAGGGATGtatgtggtttagtggtggacttcgCAGTGTTAAGGGTTGGAATCAATGttcttaaaggtattttccaaccgaaatgattctgtgatatggaaaataaactttACAGAGCCTAAAGCATTTCCTTGAAGGGGAAGAATGCTAGAATTTACTTCATTGTGCTGCACATATGTATGAGAGAGACTTCTTTGACAGATGCTGCCTTGGTATAAAATTAACCAACTTGCTGGTCTTTGCTCCTTTGGCCTTGATTTCACTGAAGATGATGGCATTTGACTGCTCTTCCCCTGGGATTGTGAAGCTAGCAGGATGTGCACATTTCCAAGCCTAtcttaggaaggaaaaatataaataattaaaaaaatcctaagcCATAGAGACTGGAATTCAAAGTAGAAGATACAAGACTGTTAACAGATGGCTCTCTCTAGTGCCCCTGCAGCATGGATGCTGGTAACAGGTCAGTGATTTCAGCGGTCCGAGAAAAATCTGTTAGGAACCAGTTAGGGACATGTTAAGTGGATAGCCAGACATCTTTTTGAAGCACTGAAACTTCCAGGTTGCTTTTAGTTACGCAGCTTTCTGGCTAAATATCAGCATTTTGTTGTCAGCAAACTGGGCTTGTTCTTTGCTTCTCTTAGCAGTCAAATCTGACGAGAACTCATGGCGTGGGGCCATGTTGTTTGGAGCATAAATGAGACACTAATAATGTACTGAGATCATTTTGATTTAAGCATGATGTAGTATCGTTCACTTTATATTCAGATCTTTTAATTTATACTCTTTATAAGGAGAAAAAGGGTAAGAATTCTCTATTCCATGAGAAGGGTCTCACTGTATCATAGCTGTGTCTTCTCAATTGATTCTAAGTATGTGCCAAGGATCGATACGTGGAAATGATTAGGGTGGAAAGCTTTAATTTGTTATCCTCTGTTCTGTGAGAGAAAAACAGGGACAGTATTTTCAACATAATATACAGGGAGTGCTTGAAATGGATGTGTGATGGCCAAGGAATCTATCTGTAATGGTAGGTTGGAGGAAGAATGTTCATTAGCAAAGCGTTGCTCTTACAGGGTAATAGATACAGCAGACGTGAACGCATTAGAGATAGATTAGATAGGAATTAGAAGTGATTCAACAAGAGAATGAGACTTACCATGGCTGGTATTAATCTTATCCTGGTGCCGCTAATGTCTAAATGCCTGCTTAGTTTTGGTTTATGTACTTGCTATAATGCAAACCAGTTTTTAATGGATAGGCTGAAGAAAAGCGATGCATCAGGTCCTGCCTATTTTAATTCTCAGTTCTCGCAGAGATTTAAATGTCTTCCTGTTTCTTACTTTGCACAGACCCCGTCCAAGCCTTGATAAATTACTTGTTTACTGAAAACGGATTACTTTCCAATTCAACTGAGATGCCAGTTGTTTTGACACTTGATCCTCTTAAGCATTGAGGACATAACAATCTTTAAATTCTTTCCAAAACATAAACTaatgttctgaaaaataagtttcagTAAAAATTTAACTGACCCTTTGGaatatgttttgaaatggaGATTGGAGAACCAGGAGAGACTTGAAGAAAAGTGATGCaagtgctgatttttttttatctgtctaTGAATCGGAACAGCTGTCTGGTAGGGGTTCTGGCACAGTAATTGCCGCAAGTGAAAAGCGATTAGgctagcagaggaaaaaaatgctgagggTAAGTAAAACCGGATATATTTAGTGGTGCAATACTCTGATGTCTGTTGTTAATTTATGCAGAACTGATCCCTAGCTAGCCCtcattttttattgctgttaattTTAACAACTTTTAATAGCAGAAGATAAAATGGAAGAACACTAACCTCAGGCATAGTTTCTCttgttgtatttatttcctACTGTAGTTGCTTTGAAACAGTTGTATGGGGTCTACTAGGAAACCTTCCATAACTCTTAATTGACACAATTTGACTTCAAGTTACTCGTCAGATGTTGAAAACCTTAGGCAATGTGGAGGAGTAAGAGCAGCAACCTAATGTCAGCCTTGTCCTCAGGAAGCAACTGCAACATTAGTGTaatgacaaaaggaaaatcCCCAGATTTCTCAAATTTCCTGGAGTGATTACAGCGGTTTGAGCCCAGAAGAGGTCAGAACAGTTGCAGCTGCTCATGCCGGCAGTGTAACACAGCCAGCCTGCAAATCTGAAGGCACATTAGCAGTCTGGTGCCATCGCTGAAGGGTAACCACTTATTCCACACCAGTCAATAATCGGGAACTTTGCCTGGCAGACAGCAGTAAATGAAGAGGGTTGTGCTCATTCAAAACCTACTTTTCGCTGTTGGCCATggctcattttattttaagttgttGATTACCTCTTGGTGCTTTGGCCTCTCTTTTTGTACATAGT harbors:
- the RRM2 gene encoding ribonucleoside-diphosphate reductase subunit M2 gives rise to the protein MLSTRIPLAARHDQPGAAPAKSLSPMKHLALSDKENTPPALSSSRVLASKAARKIFQESDGKPAPRGVEEEPLLRENPRRFVIFPIQYHDIWQMYKKAEASFWTAEEVDLSKDIQHWESLKPEEKYFISHVLAFFAASDGIVNENLVERFSQEVQVTEARCFYGFQIAMENIHSEMYSLLIDTYIKDSKEREFLFNAIETLPCVKKKADWALRWIGDKKATYGERVVAFAAVEGIFFSGSFASIFWLKKRGLMPGLTFSNELISRDEGLHCDFACLMFKHLIRKPSEERVKEIIMNAVLIEQEFLTEALPVNLIGMNCTLMKQYIEFVADRLMLELGFNKIYKAENPFDFMENISLEGKTNFFEKRVGEYQRMGVMSNPADNSFTLDAEF